From the genome of Leptolyngbya iicbica LK, one region includes:
- the rpsR gene encoding 30S ribosomal protein S18: MAYFRRRLSPIKPGDAIDYKDVDLLRKFITERGKILPRRISGLTAKQQRDLTTAIKRARMLALLPYVNTEG, encoded by the coding sequence ATGGCATATTTCCGTCGTCGCTTGTCCCCCATCAAGCCGGGTGACGCGATTGATTACAAAGATGTGGATTTGCTCCGCAAGTTTATTACTGAGCGTGGCAAGATTTTGCCCCGTCGGATTTCCGGTTTGACGGCCAAGCAGCAGCGCGATCTGACCACCGCCATTAAGCGGGCGCGGATGCTGGCACTGCTGCCCTATGTGAATACGGAAGGCTAA
- the rpmG gene encoding 50S ribosomal protein L33, with the protein MAKGVRLVITLECTECRTNNDKRSNGVSRYTTEKNRRNTPSRIELKKFCTHCNKHTVHKEIK; encoded by the coding sequence ATGGCTAAAGGCGTTCGTTTAGTAATTACTCTTGAGTGCACTGAGTGTCGCACCAACAACGATAAGCGGTCGAATGGGGTATCGCGATACACGACGGAGAAAAATCGTCGTAACACCCCCAGCCGCATCGAACTGAAGAAATTCTGCACGCACTGCAACAAGCACACCGTGCACAAAGAGATTAAGTAA